The Sulfurimonas lithotrophica genome includes a region encoding these proteins:
- a CDS encoding OprD family outer membrane porin, protein MKRIVLSAMTLGLLSSVNVQAAEDLSTMFSEGKASGQIRAFSISRSVEDTRISKQDYTRDANAIGGHLKFETADFKGLSFGTAFYTTNGLFNDSDKTNYNKVDPTLLGPDNEAYSILGEAYVQYKIGNTVFKMGRQKLNTPLAGSDDARMLPNLFEAYLMINSDIPNTTLIAGHVTKFAQGTFGRAYNGGILATTAGYSAVDSRDKVGDFENMGGYAVGKNTDGVSVVAASYKNGAIKAQVWDYYAHDILNAIYADASVSWTCLLSDAVKPFAAVQVINENGVGDKLVKNIAGNGDIDSLYYAAKFGANVGNFTAYVAYSEQSDTNNPNEIVNSATITPWGGMPAFTQGMVTRHMFLAGTKATKLAASYNFKDLGLKAVGYYATFDMDNNNGYTEDDASEIGFDFIYNMKAVKGLQLRLRGNFADDFYAKKTDANPTLNGAVSWSEYRFIANYNF, encoded by the coding sequence ATGAAAAGAATAGTATTAAGTGCAATGACATTAGGACTTCTAAGTTCTGTTAATGTTCAGGCGGCTGAAGATTTATCTACAATGTTCAGTGAAGGTAAGGCTAGTGGTCAAATTCGTGCTTTTAGTATCTCAAGAAGTGTAGAAGATACTAGAATTTCAAAACAAGACTATACAAGAGATGCAAATGCAATCGGCGGTCATTTAAAATTTGAAACTGCAGACTTTAAGGGTTTAAGTTTCGGTACTGCTTTTTACACTACAAACGGTTTGTTTAACGATAGTGATAAAACTAATTATAATAAAGTAGATCCAACTCTACTTGGTCCTGACAATGAAGCGTATTCAATTTTGGGCGAGGCCTACGTACAGTATAAAATAGGAAATACCGTATTTAAAATGGGTCGCCAAAAATTAAATACTCCACTTGCGGGTAGCGATGATGCTCGTATGCTTCCAAACTTATTTGAAGCGTATTTAATGATAAACTCAGATATTCCAAATACGACTTTAATTGCAGGTCATGTTACAAAGTTTGCTCAAGGTACTTTCGGACGTGCTTATAACGGTGGTATTTTGGCAACTACAGCAGGGTACTCGGCTGTTGACTCTAGAGATAAAGTCGGTGATTTTGAAAATATGGGTGGATATGCAGTAGGTAAAAACACGGACGGCGTATCCGTAGTAGCTGCTTCATATAAAAACGGTGCGATTAAAGCTCAGGTTTGGGACTACTACGCACACGATATCTTAAATGCTATTTATGCCGATGCATCTGTATCATGGACTTGTTTATTAAGCGATGCGGTAAAACCTTTTGCTGCGGTTCAAGTAATTAATGAAAACGGTGTTGGAGATAAATTAGTTAAAAACATTGCAGGTAACGGTGATATTGATTCACTTTATTATGCGGCTAAGTTTGGTGCAAATGTTGGAAATTTCACTGCATATGTAGCTTACTCTGAACAAAGCGATACTAATAATCCAAATGAGATAGTTAATAGTGCTACTATAACTCCATGGGGTGGTATGCCTGCATTTACTCAAGGTATGGTTACTCGTCATATGTTTTTAGCAGGAACAAAAGCTACGAAACTTGCAGCTTCTTACAACTTTAAAGATTTAGGTCTTAAAGCAGTTGGATATTATGCAACTTTTGATATGGATAACAACAACGGTTATACCGAAGATGATGCTTCTGAAATAGGTTTTGATTTTATTTATAATATGAAAGCCGTAAAAGGTTTACAACTTCGTTTACGCGGTAACTTTGCAGATGATTTTTATGCTAAAAAGACTGATGCAAATCCAACTTTAAACGGTGCTGTTTCTTGGAGTGAATATAGATTTATAGCTAACTATAATTTCTAA
- a CDS encoding DUF485 domain-containing protein, with the protein MEKELVEKIKANPDYQKLVQTRNGFAVKLTIAMLVVYFAFILTIAFDPAVLGAPLGADTVTTIGIPIGIAIIVFAFILTGIYTKRANSEFDDLANAVKKSVGED; encoded by the coding sequence ATGGAAAAAGAACTTGTTGAAAAAATCAAAGCAAATCCTGATTACCAAAAGCTAGTTCAAACTAGAAACGGTTTTGCTGTTAAGTTAACAATCGCAATGTTAGTAGTGTATTTTGCATTTATTTTAACTATTGCATTTGATCCTGCTGTACTTGGTGCTCCTCTAGGTGCTGATACCGTTACGACTATCGGTATCCCTATAGGTATAGCTATTATTGTTTTTGCATTTATACTAACTGGTATATATACAAAAAGAGCAAACTCTGAGTTTGATGATTTAGCTAACGCTGTAAAAAAATCGGTTGGAGAGGACTAA
- a CDS encoding cation acetate symporter encodes MFNRIFLFLILGAVAVMAGGAIEGEIAKQELNLSAIIMFLLFVGGTLGITYWAAKRTKSAKDFYTAGGGITGFQNGMAIAGDYMSAASFLGISGLVYLKGYDGLIYSIGFLVGWPIILFLIAEPLRNLGKYTFADVASYRLRQTPIRTLAASGSIATVILYLIAQMVGSGKLIQLLFGLEYEIAVILVGVLMVLYVTFGGMLATTWVQIIKAFLLLSGATFMAVAVMAHYDFNFGSLFAKAVEMKGVEVMSPGGLVSDPVSAISLAVALMFGTAGLPHILMRFFTVADAKEARKSVFYATGFIGYFYILTFIIGFGAIVMVFTNPEYLDVAKQAVSGGSPILGGNNMAAIHLSHAVGGDFFLGFISAVAFATILAVVSGLTLAGASAISHDLYASVFKKGEVDSMKEMQVSKMATIGLGIVAIIMGIAFEKQNIAFVVGLAFAIAASANFPVLMLSMYWKKLTTRGAVIGGSMGLATAVLLVILGPIVWVQILGNAEAIFPYKYPALFSVTVSFVAIWFFSITDNSQNAKDEQEAFEAQYVRAQTGIGAEGASEH; translated from the coding sequence ATGTTTAATAGAATATTTTTATTTTTAATTTTAGGTGCCGTAGCTGTAATGGCAGGTGGTGCGATAGAGGGTGAAATAGCAAAGCAAGAACTTAACTTATCTGCTATTATCATGTTTTTATTATTTGTCGGTGGTACTTTAGGTATCACTTATTGGGCTGCAAAGCGTACAAAATCTGCAAAAGATTTCTATACGGCAGGTGGTGGAATCACAGGTTTCCAAAACGGTATGGCAATTGCGGGTGATTATATGTCTGCTGCGTCATTCCTAGGTATTTCCGGTCTTGTATATCTAAAAGGTTACGATGGTCTTATCTACTCAATCGGTTTCTTGGTTGGTTGGCCAATTATCCTTTTCTTAATTGCAGAGCCTTTAAGAAACTTAGGTAAATATACTTTTGCCGACGTTGCATCTTATAGACTTCGTCAAACACCTATCCGTACGTTAGCGGCATCTGGTTCTATCGCAACTGTTATCCTTTATCTAATTGCTCAAATGGTTGGTTCGGGTAAATTAATCCAGTTACTATTTGGTTTAGAGTATGAAATTGCAGTAATATTAGTCGGTGTACTTATGGTACTTTATGTAACGTTTGGTGGTATGCTTGCTACTACATGGGTACAGATTATTAAGGCGTTTTTACTACTTTCAGGTGCTACTTTCATGGCTGTAGCTGTTATGGCGCACTATGACTTTAACTTCGGATCGTTGTTTGCAAAAGCTGTTGAAATGAAAGGTGTTGAAGTAATGAGTCCTGGTGGATTGGTATCTGATCCTGTATCGGCTATTTCACTTGCAGTAGCACTAATGTTCGGTACAGCCGGTTTACCACATATCTTAATGAGATTTTTTACGGTTGCAGATGCAAAAGAAGCTCGTAAATCAGTTTTTTATGCAACAGGTTTTATAGGTTATTTTTATATCCTTACTTTTATAATCGGTTTTGGTGCTATCGTTATGGTATTTACAAATCCTGAATATTTAGACGTAGCTAAACAAGCTGTAAGCGGTGGTTCTCCGATTCTTGGTGGAAACAATATGGCAGCGATTCACTTATCACACGCTGTTGGTGGTGACTTCTTCTTAGGTTTCATCTCTGCGGTTGCTTTTGCTACTATTTTAGCGGTTGTTTCAGGTCTTACACTTGCAGGTGCATCTGCAATTTCGCATGACCTTTACGCATCAGTGTTTAAAAAAGGTGAAGTTGATTCAATGAAAGAGATGCAAGTATCTAAAATGGCAACAATCGGACTTGGTATCGTAGCTATTATTATGGGTATTGCATTTGAGAAACAAAACATTGCATTCGTTGTTGGTTTAGCATTTGCTATTGCGGCATCAGCTAACTTCCCTGTACTTATGTTAAGTATGTATTGGAAAAAATTAACTACTCGCGGTGCGGTAATTGGTGGATCTATGGGTCTTGCTACTGCAGTACTTTTAGTTATACTTGGTCCGATTGTTTGGGTACAAATTTTAGGAAATGCAGAAGCAATTTTCCCATATAAATATCCTGCATTGTTCTCGGTAACTGTTTCATTTGTTGCAATCTGGTTCTTCTCTATTACAGATAATTCTCAAAATGCAAAAGATGAGCAAGAGGCTTTTGAAGCTCAGTATGTAAGAGCTCAAACCGGTATCGGTGCCGAAGGTGCATCTGAACACTAG
- a CDS encoding putative nucleotidyltransferase substrate binding domain-containing protein: MGKIDIAYYTKDTLLISKNLPSIAFYIIIKGSVTEYIDDEIHNVYSSGDSFDADALIYEKTEGKFLVEEDLICYEIKKEDFLDLMQDKRVQGYFLQDFVSRHQNLKYHDTQSELTPFLMARVRDIYLHEACMVNEDSSILDSLKMQSKLKAKVIIVKKDDNYEIVTDTDLKEKVLLSGLDVNENISKISTSGIISIDVNDFLFNALLIMTHNEIKRLVVTDEDKIIGVLEQLDLLSYFANHSHLIAVQIDKAQSVEDLKDIQEDLNNVIRILKTKGVKTRYITKLVSSLNIKIYKKLFSMVMPEELKDECCLVVLGSEGRGEQIIKTDQDNALIIKDGLDVELFKEPMLKLNSYLLDLGFPVCPGNVMVSNEFWRRDVSGYKTLIKTLANSMDESKLQTLSIILDAKAAAGNEALLEDVMNYLHTNFHSRDDVLAHMAKAVLSFETPLSLFSSFVTEKTHNNKLDIKKGGIFALVHGIRTLSLQYEVSVTNTVERIKELNNKGVIDKNFATELIESFDTLIAIRLDAQSNDRDENYVNPVNLEKNQRDLLKDSFKIVNKFKKFTSFHFHLNMVV; this comes from the coding sequence ATGGGCAAAATTGATATAGCCTACTATACAAAAGACACACTTCTAATCTCTAAAAACCTCCCCTCTATTGCATTTTACATAATTATTAAAGGTTCCGTTACGGAATATATCGATGATGAAATTCATAATGTATATTCATCAGGTGACAGCTTTGATGCGGATGCTTTGATATATGAAAAAACTGAAGGCAAGTTTTTAGTCGAAGAGGATTTAATATGTTATGAGATTAAAAAAGAAGACTTTTTAGACCTTATGCAGGATAAACGTGTACAAGGTTATTTCTTACAAGATTTCGTATCTCGTCATCAAAACCTAAAATATCACGATACTCAAAGTGAACTCACACCTTTTTTAATGGCAAGAGTAAGGGATATTTACCTTCATGAAGCTTGTATGGTAAATGAAGACAGCTCCATTTTAGATTCTTTAAAAATGCAAAGTAAGCTTAAAGCAAAAGTTATCATTGTTAAAAAAGATGACAACTATGAAATAGTAACCGATACGGATTTGAAAGAGAAAGTTCTTTTATCGGGTTTAGATGTAAATGAAAATATATCTAAAATATCTACTTCGGGGATAATCTCAATAGACGTAAATGATTTTTTATTTAATGCACTTTTAATTATGACTCATAACGAAATTAAAAGACTTGTAGTAACCGATGAAGATAAAATTATCGGAGTTTTGGAACAACTTGATTTGTTGTCGTACTTTGCAAATCATTCACATCTTATTGCCGTTCAGATAGATAAAGCCCAAAGCGTAGAAGACTTAAAAGATATCCAAGAAGATTTAAACAACGTAATTAGAATTTTAAAAACTAAAGGCGTAAAAACGAGATATATAACAAAACTCGTATCTAGTCTAAATATAAAAATCTATAAAAAACTCTTTTCTATGGTTATGCCAGAAGAACTAAAAGATGAATGTTGTTTAGTCGTACTCGGAAGTGAGGGTAGAGGCGAGCAGATAATCAAAACCGACCAAGATAATGCACTTATAATCAAAGACGGACTTGATGTAGAGTTGTTTAAAGAACCGATGTTAAAGTTAAATTCTTATCTGCTTGATTTAGGTTTTCCCGTGTGTCCGGGAAATGTAATGGTTTCAAATGAGTTTTGGAGAAGGGATGTAAGTGGATACAAAACACTTATAAAAACTTTGGCAAATTCTATGGATGAGTCAAAACTTCAAACATTAAGTATTATACTTGATGCAAAAGCTGCTGCCGGTAACGAAGCATTGTTAGAAGATGTAATGAATTACTTACACACAAATTTTCACTCCCGTGACGATGTTTTAGCCCATATGGCAAAAGCTGTTTTAAGTTTTGAAACGCCGCTTTCTTTGTTTAGCTCATTTGTAACCGAAAAAACACATAATAATAAATTAGATATTAAAAAAGGGGGAATATTTGCTTTAGTTCACGGTATTAGAACACTCTCGCTTCAATATGAGGTAAGTGTTACAAATACGGTTGAACGTATAAAAGAGTTGAATAATAAAGGTGTAATAGATAAAAATTTTGCTACGGAGTTAATAGAGAGTTTTGATACGCTTATAGCGATAAGACTAGATGCACAAAGTAACGATAGAGATGAAAACTATGTCAATCCCGTAAATCTAGAAAAAAATCAAAGAGATCTGTTAAAAGATAGTTTTAAAATAGTAAATAAATTCAAAAAATTTACGAGTTTTCATTTTCACTTAAATATGGTTGTGTAA
- a CDS encoding 3'-5' exonuclease, producing the protein MFDNFFRELSKKRDFKRLKDKKYEFLFEEDNSGEYVVFDTETTGLNPKKDDILSIGAVKIKDNKILTSQTFEMFVQNYCDISSESKKIHGIREVDLINAQTTLEVIPKFLEFIGSRPLVGYYLEFDVAMINKYVKPMLGIKLPNKQIEVSEIYYNQKIEFIPQGNIDLKFDTILQNCGIPNMGAHNAVNDAIMTAMIYLKLIKGNNNVR; encoded by the coding sequence ATGTTTGATAACTTTTTTCGTGAACTTTCTAAAAAAAGAGATTTTAAACGTCTAAAAGATAAAAAATATGAGTTTCTTTTTGAAGAAGACAATAGCGGAGAATATGTTGTTTTTGATACTGAAACTACAGGACTTAATCCTAAAAAGGATGATATCCTCTCAATCGGTGCCGTAAAGATTAAAGACAATAAAATTCTTACATCCCAAACTTTTGAGATGTTTGTACAAAACTATTGTGATATAAGCAGTGAAAGCAAGAAAATTCACGGGATAAGAGAGGTTGATTTGATAAATGCCCAAACAACTCTTGAAGTTATCCCTAAATTTTTAGAGTTTATAGGTTCTCGTCCCTTAGTCGGGTATTACTTGGAGTTTGATGTAGCTATGATCAATAAGTATGTAAAACCCATGCTTGGAATTAAACTTCCCAATAAACAGATAGAGGTTTCAGAAATCTATTATAATCAAAAAATAGAGTTCATTCCTCAAGGAAATATTGATTTGAAGTTTGATACAATACTACAAAATTGTGGCATCCCGAATATGGGTGCCCATAATGCTGTTAACGATGCAATAATGACAGCGATGATATATTTAAAATTAATAAAAGGAAATAATAATGTCAGATAA